The Malus domestica chromosome 06, GDT2T_hap1 genome has a segment encoding these proteins:
- the LOC103438658 gene encoding mitochondrial import inner membrane translocase subunit PAM16 like 2-like: MAAKILANVLVMGSAIVGRAVLRAYRQAISNASKNGVANEAVNNIRRASKIMAEPEARQVLGVTEHASWEEILQRYDNLFERNAKNGSFYLQSKVHRAKEVLEGAYAKRAQGTPDA, translated from the exons ATG GCTGCAAAAATTCTTGCCAATGTGCTTGTAATGGGCTCGGCAATAGTGGGCAGGGCTGTGCTCCGTGCATACCGTCAGGCAATCTCAA ATGCCTCAAAGAACGGTGTTGCTAACGAAGCAGTAAACAATATTAGAAGAGCTAGCAAAATAATGGCTGAACCAGAGGCGAGGCAGGTTCTAGGTGTCACGGAGCATGCATCATGGGAGGAGATCTTGCAG AGGTATGACAACTTGTTCGAGCGGAATGCCAAAAACGGAAGCTTTTATCTTCAGTCAAAGGTCCATAGAGCTAAAGAAGTCTTAGAAGGTGCTTATGCAAAAAGGGCTCAGGGAACTCCTGATGCGTAA